The following DNA comes from Deltaproteobacteria bacterium.
TGACCCCGCTGTCGTCGCCCTTTATTTCCGTCACCACCGCATTCCAGAGAACTTCGATCTTGCAGTCGGCCTTGATGCGCTCCTGCAGAATCATACTGGCCCGCAGGGCATCGCGCCGATGCACCAGGTAGACCTGCCTGGCGAGCTTTGCCAGATAGAGAGCCTCTTCTGCCGCGGTATCCCCTCCACCCACGACCACGACTATTTTATCTCTGAAAAAGAAGCCATCACAGACCCCACAGTAGGAGACCCCCTTGCCGTAGTACTCCAGTTCACCAGGAACCTTCAGTTTGCGGGGCGTTCCACCTGTGGCCACGATAACAGCATGGGTTTTCAGAACAGTGCCGTCGGCCAGCCGCACAGCATGCATCTCCAGACCAGGCTCCACGGCCACGACCTCTTCTGAGCGCACCTCCAGATCGTAGCTCTGGGCGTGCTGCAAGAACTTTTGAGACAGTTCGTAGCCGGTGATGCTCTCAAAGCCGAGGTAATTTTCCACAA
Coding sequences within:
- the trxB gene encoding thioredoxin-disulfide reductase, whose amino-acid sequence is MSQQESYDLVIIGGGPGGLSAGVYAMRAALKTVLFEKGVAGGQVAVTDVVENYLGFESITGYELSQKFLQHAQSYDLEVRSEEVVAVEPGLEMHAVRLADGTVLKTHAVIVATGGTPRKLKVPGELEYYGKGVSYCGVCDGFFFRDKIVVVVGGGDTAAEEALYLAKLARQVYLVHRRDALRASMILQERIKADCKIEVLWNAVVTEIKGDDSGVTGVELQDTRTAERRELATDGVFIFVGFEPNNQLVPAGTKMNANGYVITDDKCETNIPGIFAVGDLREKYARQIVIAAADGCTAALAAAYYVEAKKAGDVVCELPPELAAES